In Epinephelus moara isolate mb chromosome 9, YSFRI_EMoa_1.0, whole genome shotgun sequence, a genomic segment contains:
- the sec16a gene encoding protein transport protein Sec16A isoform X5, giving the protein MQPPPRTGPPGASGPPPSGPNMFRRTRPHKHTAAATAAMPPATQPMTDPFAFVRAPPPMAAGGLPTIPNSNPPPMQAPPNTMYSQAGSGLPPQPQTQEDVPAAPTGPPPSSLPGVTLFNPHSTASPGVYPAPSPAGYASSHSEQGYFNSTEQTPSMAPEPPPVASAPAPGQTPFNQEFQGHPPPQPVPFQPVPPATSYSQWAPDHGSRPPSVQNYFQPTSDPPSQPFNLPTQTQMYPSHTPSPHQNTPTPPTQPGHPQNQAPPPLHNPVQAPSSQWPDPNAPQQHNSHFQSYFSQSSAPQDSWFNQPPQDSGYHQMGTSVAHPQPGPDSTGSQHASNTGPGPSSAPAPVPYSQESGTLSMFFKDNDVENEETLAGERNKAVNGIPGSFQHHSNPQAHSGLADAPLDYQGLSLQDHSHLPYMNDGNHAPQGSTQKPPDSQYDHVENLECVPNLEVLPSETHGSLAATPAHGVDQYETGPNLETPDSVPRPIRSASVSSNYSNMSHGSGSGTRRHHGVVGTFIQQESPRLTDDANLSAATGGYFEQIDTSPAGDMGAQQSPMEQTWPPTPSPPKPTGIFQASANSSFEPVRSHGVGVRPAEVDRAKMVVEGGADSTPGNLEQPPDNMENIYGPGHPLPAGVGGGVPHLPHPVVHSHSRPSSRAFGASRPCESPATTLWAQHDPPSLGANILLAPAAPTVLAPLREPSADVIQPPEDGPLDLQPSQRVQPTSQQHSENLENPPQVTKDAQQGGRAIGNVPVQTPASSSTPQVPPASSQAAANTQPPAVAEPPKTSDSQAAPQEQNDAPPIPASGAQPPRDQYPPPAQGPAAGSAPPPAAGYPPGPRGPVPTGAPQPAPAEPPRPPSSTGSQQGYGPPPAVPGQMYGGYYGNYGEYPDSRAAYPPGQYPPPPGDPRAQHYYQDGPYRGRGDPWYGRYEGQSAAYRDPNYQYREPQPERPSSRASQYSDRPSSRQGYPDEYQRANRSAYNDYYADYAKHYDYGAYNYGQYDPRYRGYYDQSYWASYDDGYRGRDSYYNQPAYPARKEGYDDQWRYYPGYDASFDEDYRRRGDGDDFDRRSVHSEQSAHSVHSSHSHHSRRSSFSSRSQQSQVYRSQPDIVSAVYDTTSSTLAVDYSYGQYPNQADATQNYSQYLYPSEYPTESTWIAPEQPPPRPATPEKFTIPHRCARFGPGGHLVQVLPNLPSAGQPALVDIHSMETMLQDTPDQTELRAFPGPLVKEETHKVDVIKFSQNKALECSRDNSLLDRDSARLLWDFIMLLCRQNGTVVGTDIADLLLKEHRSVWLPGKSPNEANLIDFNNEPLARAEEEPGAGPLSLLSDTFMTVPENLGKETERFRELLLFGRKKDALEAAMKGGLWGHALLLASKMDNRTHARVMTRFANSLPINDPLQTVYQLMSGRMPASATCCGEEKWGDWRPHLAMVLSNLTHTLDLDTRTITTMGDTLASKGLIDAAHFCYLMAQVGLGVYTKKSTKMVLIGSNHSFPFYQFASNEAIQRTEAYEYAQSLGSQPCSLPNFQVFKLIYACRLAEAGLSAQAFNYCEVISRNVLMQPSYYSPVFISQIIQMSEKLRFFDPQLKEKPEQELFNEPEWLIHLKQLDRQIRTGEFTCNEDRATPAQFDCSSPSSESDEPSPPEPYSMPVELDGPTPDNPLMSSLLPGPPPQGVQLMPPAPTSILQDGMAPPQPLPPNDVPQFYPVPPSGPPGQMPISGYPPQDPGFAHPPFQPQSEQIDMFPGAHQSHQQQCPPPPQVGQMSPHMSPTQVPHSPVRINPPPLQMPQHMPQHIPQHMPPSPGHMPHVEQMSHAPPEMHPAQPMSSSPPSGSFTPDLYDHMAQLGAGRRSRTTSQSSMHMVSGRRSRTTSESSTHSGGRERSNSAAMQVSPPPPSIPEQPSREEAKKVKKDSPKKGGGGGGGGGSSWIKWPWRRKNEAHLPDDNNKSIVWDENKQKWVDLNEPEEESKPPPPPPSGFPKMPQMPGPGGPASPPSGGPPVNMFSRRAGTKSRYVDVLNPSRISKPGGLAPAPADIFAPLAPMPMPANLFVPSSAPDDQQPLEGSEGGNQEQNSPNTSAAPQMFNPTLLPPAPEGPPVPDGSQSGELSRSSSMSSLSREVSQHLNQSHPAQGAPPTGGITFYNPAQFAQTSAPSGGGHRPGRLGGQRQYPVMK; this is encoded by the exons ATGCAGCCCCCTCCTCGGACTGGACCTCCAGGAGCCTCTGGCCCACCTCCTTCTGGGCCCAATATGTTCCGCAGGACCAGGCCTCACAAACATACAGCAGCGGCTACTGCCGCaatgccacctgctactcaacCCATGACGGACCCTTTTGCTTTTGTcagagctcctccccctatggCTGCAGGTGGTCTCCCAACAATACCCAACAGCAACCCTCCACCAATGCAAGCCCCACCAAACACCATGTACTCTCAAGCTGGCTCAGGGCTGCCTCCGCAACCACAGACACAGGAGGACGTCCCAGCTGCTCCCACTGGTCCCCCACCATCCTCTCTGCCAGGGGTGACATTGTTCAACCCTCACAGTACAGCATCTCCTGGTGTTTACCCAGCACCCAGTCCAGCAGGATATGCATCCTCACATAGTGAACAGGGCTATTTTAATTCAACAGAACAGACACCATCCATGGCCCCAGAACCACCACCTGTGGCCTCGGCCCCAGCACCGGGTCAGACACCTTTTAACCAAGAATTTCAAGGACATCCACCTCCCCAGCCCGTGCCCTTCCAGCCTGTGCCTCCCGCCACCTCCTATTCCCAGTGGGCCCCTGATCACGGAAGTCGCCCTCCTTCAGTTCAGAACTATTTCCAGCCTACTAGTGACCCTCCATCACAACCTTTTAATTTACCTACGCAGACCCAGATGTACCCCTCCCACACCCCATCACCCCATCAGAACACCCCCACTCCTCCAACACAACCTGGACACCCCCAGAATcaggctcctcctcctctccacaatCCTGTACAGGCCCCTAGCTCTCAATGGCCTGACCCAAATGCACCCCAGCAGCATAATTCTCACTTCCAGAGCTACTTCAGTCAGAGCTCTGCCCCACAGGACTCGTGGTTCAACCAGCCTCCACAGGACTCAGGCTACCACCAAATGGGGACCAGCGTGGCCCATCCTCAGCCCGGGCCTGACTCTACTGGATCTCAGCATGCGTCCAACACTGGTCCTGGGCCTAGTTCTGCTCCTGCCCCAGTCCCATACTCTCAGGAGTCTGGTACACTGTCAATGTTCTTCAAAGACAATGATGTGGAAAATGAAGAAACACTGGCAGGAGAGAGAAATAAAGCAGTGAATGGTATTCCTGGATCTTTTCAGCATCACAGTAACCCACAGGCCCACAGTGGCCTTGCAGATGCACCTTTGGATTACCAAGGCCTCTCTCTGCAAGATCATTCACACCTACCGTACATGAATGATGGCAACCATGCGCCACAGGGAAGTACCCAGAAGCCCCCTGATTCACAGTACGACCATGTGGAGAATTTGGAGTGTGTCCCGAACCTGGAAGTATTACCCAGTGAAACCCACGGCAGCCTTGCTGCCACTCCAGCCCATGGAGTAGACCAGTATGAAACTGGGCCTAACCTGGAGACTCCAGATTCTGTTCCAAGACCAATTAGATCTGCCAGTGTGTCATCCAACTATAGCAATATGAGCCATGGAAGTGGAAGTGGCACTCGTCGACATCATGGAGTAGTAGGTACCTTTATTCAGCAGGAGAGTCCTCGTCTCACTGATGATGCTAACCTGTCTGCTGCCACTGGAGGCTACTTTGAGCAGATTGACACTTCTCCAGCTGGAGACATGGGTGCACAACAGAGCCCCATGGAGCAGACTTGGCCTCCCACACCTAGCCCTCCCAAACCAACTGGTATCTTTCAGGCCAGTGCTAACAGCTCTTTTGAACCTGTGCGCTCACATGGGGTTGGAGTGCGTCCTGCTGAGGTCGATAGGGCTAAAATGGTAGTGGAAGGGGGTGCAGATTCTACACCTGGCAACCTGGAGCAGCCCCCAGATAATATGGAAAATATTTATGGCCCAGGACACCCCTTGCCTGCTGGGGTGGGAGGTGGTGTTCCTCATCTACCACACCCAGTGGTTCATTCCCACTCTCGACCTTCATCCCGTGCTTTTGGGGCCAGTCGACCCTGTGAGAGCCCTGCCACTACTCTGTGGGCACAGCATGATCCTCCTAGCTTGGGCGCTAACATCCTCCTAGCCCCTGCTGCCCCGACAGTTCTTGCCCCTTTACGAGAGCCTAGTGCTGATGTCATCCAACCCCCAGAGGATGGCCCACTGGACTTGCAGCCCTCCCAGAGAGTCCAgccaacttcacagcagcacTCAGAGAACCTAGAGAACCCACCACAG GTCACCAAAGATGCTCAGCAGGGGGGAAGAGCGATAGGGAATGTCCCTGTCCAGACCCCTGCCTCTTCATCTACCCCACAGGTACCACCAGCATCCTCCCAAGCAGCTGCAAACACCCAGCCGCCAGCAGTGGCTGAACCTCCTAAAACATCTGATTCTCAAGCTGCACCGCAGGAACAAAATGATGCTCCTCCTATTCCAGCAAGTGGAGCACAACCTCCCCGTGACCAGTATCCACCTCCAGCACAGGGGCCTGCTGCAGGGAGTGCCCCTCCTCCCGCTGCTGGATACCCTCCAGGGCCTCGAGGACCTGTACCTACAGGAGCTCCCCAGCCAGCTCCTGCAGAGCCACCTCGACCACCCTCCTCTACAGGCAGCCAGCAAGGCTATGGGCCTCCTCCTGCAGTGCCTGGGCAGATGTATGGTGGCTATTATGGTAATTATGGAGAATACCCCGATAGCAGAGCAGCTTATCCTCCTGGCCAGTACCCACCTCCACCTGGGGATCCCAGAGCACAGCACTATTATCAA GATGGTCCATACAGGGGTAGAGGAGATCCTTGGTATGGTAGATATGAAGGACAGTCCGCAGCGTATCGTGATCCAAACTACCAGTACAGAGAGCCTCAGCCAGAACGACCCAGCTCCAGAGCCAGTCAGTACTCTGACAGGCCCTCATCCAG GCAAGGCTATCCTGATGAGTACCAGAGAGCAAACCGAAGTGCCTACAATGATTATTATGCAGATTACGCCAAGCACTATGATTATGGAG CATACAATTATGGACAGTATGACCCACGCTACAGAGGATACTATGATCAGTCCTACTGGGCTAGTTATGATGATGGCTACAGAGGCAGAGACAGCTACTATAATCAGCCGGCGTATCCTGCCAG GAAAGAGGGCTATGATGATCAGTGGCGGTACTATCCTGGCTATGATGCCAGTTTTGATGAAGATTACCGGCGACGCGGAGACGGCGACGACTTTGACAGACGCAGCGTCCACAGCGAGCAGTCGGCACACAGCGTGCACAGCTCTCACAGCCACCACAGCAGACGAAGCAGCTTCAGCTCACGATCACAACAG AGCCAGGTATACAGAAGCCAGCCTGATATAGTGTCAGCAGTCTATGACACCACATCATCCACTTTGGCTGTGGACTACTCCTATGGACAGTACCCAAACCAGGCCGATGCCACCCAGAACTACAGCCAGTACCTCTATCCCTCTGAGTACCCCACAGAGAGCACCTGGATCGCCCCTGAGCAAC CTCCTCCTCGTCCTGCAACCCCAGAGAAGTTCACCATACCCCACCGCTGTGCCCGCTTTGGACCTGGTGGTCATCTGGTCCAAGTTCTGCCCAATCTCCCCTCAGCTGGACAGCCTGCTCTCGTTGATATCCACAGCATGGAG ACGATGCTGCAGGATACCCCGGATCAGACAGAGCTACGAGCTTTTCCAGGACCTCTTGTTAA GGAGGAGACTCATAAAGTGGACGTGATAAAGTTCTCCCAGAACAAAGCGCTGGAGTGTTCTCGTGACAACAGCCTGTTGGACAGGGACTCTGCGCGCCTGCTTTGGGATTTCATCATGCTGCTCTGTAGACAGAATGGG ACCGTGGTCGGCACGGACATCGCTGACCTCTTGCTAAAGGAGCATCGTTCTGTCTGGCTTCCCGGCAAAAGTCCTAATGAAGCCAACTTGATTGATTTTAACAATGAGCCACTGGCACGAGCTGAGGAAGAGCCGGGAGCTGGACCACTGTCCCTGCTATCGGACACCTTCATGACTGTACCAGAGAACCTTGGCAAGGAAACAGAACGCTTCAGGGAGCTGTTACTGTTTGGCCGCAAGAAG GATGCGCTCGAAGCAGCTATGAAGGGAGGGCTCTGGGGACATGCCCTGCTGTTGGCTAGTAAGATGGACAACAGAACACATGCACGTGTCATGACAAG GTTTGCCAACAGTTTGCCGATCAATGACCCTCTGCAGACGGTGTACCAGCTGATGTCAGGGAGGATGCCTGCATCAGCCACT TGCTGTGGCGAGGAGAAGTGGGGTGACTGGCGCCCTCACCTGGCCATGGTGTTGTCtaacctcacacacactctggatCTGGATACTCGCACAATCACCACCATGGGTGACACTCTCG CTTCCAAGGGGCTGATTGATGCCGCACACTTCTGCTACTTGATGGCCCAAGTTGGTCTGGGAGTTTACACGAAGAAGAGCACCAAGATGGTTCTGATTGGCTCCAATCACAG TTTTCCCTTCTACCAATTTGCGTCCAATGAAGCAATCCAGAGGACTGAGGCCTATGAGTATGCTCAATCACTGGGCTCCCAGCCGTGCTCACTGCCCAATTTCCAG GTGTTCAAGTTGATCTATGCATGCCGCTTGGCTGAAGCAGGCCTGAGCGCTCAGGCCTTCAACTACTGTGAAGTTATCTCTAGGAATGTCCTCATGCAGCCTTCCTACTACTCTCCTGTGTTCATAAGCCAGATTATACAG ATGTCGGAAAAGCTGCGATTCTTCGATCCCCAACTGAAGGAGAAGCCGGAGCAGGAGTTGTTCAATGAGCCTGAATGGTTGATCCACCTCAAACAGCTGGATAGACAGATAAGG aCAGGGGAGTTTACATGCAATGAAGACAGAGCAACTCCTGCACAGTTCGACTGCAGCAGCCCCAGTTCTGAGTCAGACGAGCCCAGTCCGCCTGAACCTTACAGCATGCCTGTGGAGTTAGATGGCCCCACCCCTGACAACCCACTAATGAGCTCATTACTGCCTGGGCCTCCACCGCAGGGAGTACAGCTGATGcctccag CTCCCACCTCTATCCTCCAAGATGGGATGGCCCCGCCTCAGCCTTTACCCCCCAATGACGTGCCCCAGTTCTACCCAGTACCCCCCAGTGGACCACCAGGCCAGATGCCCATCTCGGGCTACCCTCCACAGGATCCTGGCTTCGCCCATCCTCCCTTCCAGCCTCAGTCTGAGCAGATAGATATGTTCCCTGGAGCCCATCAGTCCCATCAGCAGCAGTGTCCCCCACCTCCCCAAGTGGGCCAAATGTCACCACACATGTCCCCCACTCAGGTGCCGCATTCGCCTGTACGAATCAACCCCCCGCCGCTCCAGATGCCTCAGCACATGCCTCAGCATATTCCCCAGCATATGCCCCCTTCTCCCGGGCACATGCCACATGTGGAGCAGATGTCCCACGCCCCACCAGAGATGCACCCTGCTCAACCAATGTCATCCTCCCCACCCAGTGGCTCCTTCACGCCAGACCTGTATGACCACATGGCTCAATTG GGTGCTGGGAGGAGATCAAGGACTACTTCACAATCCTCAATGCATATG GTTTCAGGACGTCGCTCCCGCACCACCTCTGAATCTTCCACTCACTCTGGCGGAAGAGAGCGGAGCAACTCGGCTGCCATGCAGGTCTCTCCACCTCCGCCTTCAATTCCTGAACAGCCCAGCAGAGAAGAGGCCAAGAAAGTCAAGAAAGACTCCCCGAAAAAG ggtggtggtggtggtggtggtggaggtagTAGCTGGATAAAGTGGCCCTGGAGGAGGAAGAATGAGGCACACTTGCCAGATGACAATAACAAATCT attgTTTGGGATGAAAACAAGCAGAAATGGGTCGACTTGAACGAGCCTGAAGAGGAG AGTAAGCCCCCTCCACCGCCTCCCTCTGGCTTCCCCAAGATGCCTCAGATGCCTGGCCCCGGAGGGCCTGCCTCACCCCCGAGTGGCGGTCCTCCTGTCAACATGTTCTCTAGGAGAGCAG gCACGAAGAGCAGATATGTGGATGTTCTTAATCCCAGTAGAATCTCTAAACCGGGCGGATTAGCCCCTGCTCCTGCAGACATCTTCGCTCCTTTGGCACCAATGCCAATGCCCGCTAACCTATTTGTGCCTAGTTCAG CTCCTGACGATCAACAACCTCTGGAGGGCAGTGAAGGAGGAAATCAGGAGCAGAATTCACCAAACACAAGCGCTGCTCCACAG ATGTTCAACCCCACGTTGTTACCACCTGCCCCAGAAGGTCCTCCCGTGCCTGATGGCTCACAGTCCGGGGAG CTCTCACGTTCTAGCTCAATGAGTTCTTTATCACGCGAAGTGAGTCAGCATTTAAACCAG AGTCATCCTGCCCAGGGAGCTCCACCCACCGGAGGCATCACCTTTTATAACCCTGCACAGTTTGCACAG ACAAGTGCACCATCAGGAGGTGGACACCGCCCTGGACGCTTGGGTGGTCAGCGTCAGTACCCAGTGATGAAATAA